The stretch of DNA GGCTTTGAATTCGGAACCCAGTTTTTGTCCAAGAACTGCAAATCAGGTTGCACACTCATTGACATCTCATGGTTACTATCTTCTTAATGATTTTCCCAAGAGAAAGAATTTTTTCCCTTTATTTTTTCGTTCTCTTGTAAGTCACGACTTTGAGAATTTTTGTCGGATAATGAAATCATATATTTTCCACTAAAAAACATGAGGATTTATGTTTTTCTATAATCAAATCACCTCACTTCCATTCTGACATTTCCTAAGAATCGACTGACCGAACTCCCTATTTCCAGTTCTTACCTATTTGCTTCTACTTCAACTGTTCCTCAAGCCATGCAGCAATTAGGGGATCAACCCTCTTGGCTGAATTAACTACAAGAAAAACACATTACAACAAAATTATTCCTGTCGAGAAAATCTAACGTAACATCAAGAAAGATAATCAAGGATAAAGTACCATAACGGGATGCAAAGTTTCGGCCTTCCATTCACTTTTACTATTTTCAGTAAGTCCTGAATAGCAGGAAATCACGTTTACAATTTAAATAGATAATTATTTGATCAGTGAAGTGTGAATGCTATAGGTCATCACCTTGGTACTGATTTGGTGGACATGTTGCGGATAAATTTCAGCAACTGGGATCAAATAACGACAACAAGACAATGATAGATTAAAGAGGGAAACTAAAACTTATCGTCAGGCACAAAACCTCTTCGCAGCATTTCATCATGGAATTTAAAAGCTTCCTTCAAATTATCCTGAGAAACATAACCGTTTATTAACGATGTATATGATGATCTATCAGGGTCAATGCCACTCTCTATCATCTTTCTGTATATTTTTTCAGCTTCTTGCACTCTACCTAGCCTGCAAAACCCGTGGAGAATAGCATTATATGTTGTTACATCAGGAACTAGACCTTCGGTTTCCATTCGATTCACCAAGTCAAAAGCTGTATTGACATTCTCATCTTTCATGAAACCAAGAATGAGAGTGTTATATGTGATGCAATTGGGAAAAACTCCTTTCAATTccattttcttcaagaaatcaTATGCCTTTGTTAGATCACCATATCTGCTATAGCCTTTGATAAGAGAATTGCAAATCACAAGGTTTGGCCGAAGACCATTGTCAACCATCTCATTCCACAATCCGAATGCATCAGACAGAAAACCATCGTTACAGAATCCATTTATGAGTGTACCATATGTGATATCATTGGGATTTATAGTTTTAGAAATCATATCATCCTTCAACTCCATGGCTCTTTTCATTTCACCTATCCTACAAAATCCATCGATCAAGGTATTGTATGTGACCACATCCGGCTTCAGATTTCTCTGAAGCATGTGTCCAAACAAGGTTATAGCTTTATCCATTTGCCGGGTCTTACAATAGCCATTTATAAGAGTCGTATACGTGCAAAAATCAGGATAAACACCCCTTTCAATCAtttcatttaaaagtttatCAGCCTCGCCAAGCATCTTTTCTTTACATAAGCCATTCAAGATAGTGTTGTAAGTCACCACATCCATGTGACAACCCTGTTTCACCATTTCATTGCGTGCCTTCATAGCTTCTATGATAGCGCCATTTCTGCAGAATCCACCAATAAGAATTGTATAAACAACAGTATCAGGTATCAAGCCTTTGGATTGCATAGCGTTATAATAAGCTATCATCTTCTCAAGATTCCCAGTTCTTGAAAACAAACCAACAATCGAACTATAACTAATCAAATCAGGGACAACACccaaatgcaacatttcttcAATAATACCCTCGGCTTCCTCTGTGTCATTTTTTTTACAACATTCAACTAGCAGTCCATTATATGTGGTAGTATCGGGATACAGCCCAAACTGGACCATCTCATTTAAAACTTTCTTGGCTCTCTCATACTGCCCATTTTTACACAAGCCattaataatcaaattataaGTCAACAAACATGGTTTCAAACCCTTACCCTCCATCGACCTCATCAACTCGAGGCCTTTTTCCGTGCACCCTTCTCGAAAATATGCATTAATCAAAGTATTATGGGTGACAATATCTGCAAGAATCCCTCTTTCTTCCATTTCCATCAAAAATTTGTTCACCTTTTCCATTTTCCCATCTTTACACAACACATTTACCATGATGTTAAGGGTATAGACATTCATATCCCGTCTTTTTTTCACAATCTCCTCATACACTTCTACAGCCAAATCAACCCACCCGATCCTGCCAAGTCCTCCAAGAAGACAATTACAAGCATTTATAGATACACAAATATTTCGATATCTCAACAAACGGAACGCCTCTACAGCCTCCCTTAACTTCCTAGCTTGTACATAAGTCTTAATTAACAAATCAAAAACATATAAATTCGACCCACAATGTTTACAAGCCTCAACTAAAGAATCTACAATCTCGGTTCTTGAAGCCCCGCTTCTCCTAACCATTCGGAGAACCAAAGCCTGCGCATCAGACATTCTTTTACTTTTAACTAATGTGTGAACTGCAGCACTGATGGAACCGGAAGAATGCTTGAAATTTGGGTGATTTATAGCAactaaatcaataaatttctgACCCATTTGTAAATTGTTGCAACATATGTACATAATTTGAGCATATATAGATGGGTTTAACTGAAAAAACAAATGGTTATTTATTGACCCACCTTTCTTAAGAGCCCACAAAATATTTTCCACTATGAAAGAAGCTGAAGTAAGAGTTTGTGAATCGGATGAATAGCCATTCTTGTTTTGAACACAAATTGAGCGCCCTGTTTTGGAGAATTGCTTGTGATAACAGAAGAATATATGTCTGCTCCCCATTATCGAATAACACCGAACTCTCTAAAATGACAGATTGAGTTCCCAGCTTATAAAATGAACGCCTCTTTTTAGCTGATGAAGACTTTCCAACCTTCTTGCTGTCTTCGGGAAAAGGAATTGATTGCATATATAAGCAGTGGTTCCTGATCATGAGAAGCACCCAACGGAGTATATTATAGTCTGAGCTACCCTATGGGTTACAACAAGTTGACATTACAATCAAATTAATATCAAGATATCATAATAAAGAACAAAACGATTTGATCATTCTATGTCTATTATTTATTATGCTTTTTTCTTTATACGTTTGCCTCCTTCAATGGTAATATCTTTATGAGGTTTAACATCCTAGGAGCATGCAAAACCAATGAAAAAGAATACAAAACTACTAAGACAAAGTAATTATTGCTTTGCTTcgtaaataattaaatacatacGTATATATAATCTcgtgtaataaaaattatatggaGCTAGGATACTGAAATGCTGTGACCTCATAGCCATTATTGGCATACTTTATGCATCAAATGATGATATAAGAAGTCAAATCAAGAATCGAGCTGAATTCATTGAAAATGACATAAACTGGAGCATTACTGGTTTGAAGTAATTGAATTATTGACTTAGCATCCAAGAGCTTTCGCACTGTTTTTCCTATCAGTACTTTCAAGCGAGGAAAGAGAATCAAAGACCTATAACATAGTAGTTTATGTAAATCAAATTCAATGTAGATAAACAGAGCACCCATCTTTAAAAAATGCAAAAGAGTTAGACACTGTTTTCTAACAAAACAAATTCGAGAACTTGATGAACAAAAGGAATTCAAGAACATAATAACAATGAGATAACATGCACGAAAATTATGCAAGTTACAATCACACGTGCTAGCAAAACCAAACACCATAACCCACTCTGCTTTCGGTCAACGATCATTATTTATGAATGGATCATAATAACCCAATGAAGTCAAAACTGACCGATCTGAAAAGAGAATCCAATCATTCTCAAAGTAAACACCACGCCATAAACTCCTTGCACCTTGTCACGTAATAAGCAGAGACTAACAGCTAAAACCGATACCTGAGAAGAGTTATCCGGTTTTAAGGCCAACGCTCCAGATAGATCCGGGTCGACTCCATCAACCAAACCCGGGCCTCCCAATTCCGAATCTtggatttgatttttatgattgtcTGGCAATGGCCGTGAAATGAACTCCGGCCACTTCAACGTCAACTGCTAAGCGTCTAAATTTACCTTATCATCCCCTCTAACGGTTCTACCATCGCCATTCACCATTAGGTCTGGTGTTCCGAACTGCGTGTTGTGACTAATTCCGGATCACTGGCGGTGGCAAAAAGCCGGAATGCGGGGGGAGCGAGACGGAGGAGGAGCGGCGCTGATAATTTAGCGGCGATTCGTAATGTCATCAAACATTGGGGTTTGGACTTTGGAGGGAAGAATGGGATTGGAACTTGAACAGATTGGTTCCATACAAATTAAGCAGAAGTATAACTCGAACTGGCAAATATATATAGTCACAATTACTGGGCTGGGCCTGGGTCCAGCATAGgcccatattttaaattagtctCCTATACAAATTTAATTATCGGAAAAATATTATCGTTTAaaaaataatggcaaaaataatTGTCTCcaaatttaaaacatgtatATGCTATAAATTTAATAAGAAAATAGATGAAATGAAAGAAACGCGAGTTCGGATTATGACTCCGAACTATATTATTCATAACTGAGAATCCatatttatatgatataatACAAATATGTAGATAGAAAGATTGAGATATCAATCTTAATAGAAAATATAACTACATAATCATCTACATTCGCAATCATATTATAACACCCCTCCTTAGAAGATTATATATACAACAATTACTTCGTTGAATCTTTCGTTTGGCAAGATAGTTGCTTGAAAACTTCATGAAGAGTCGGGTGTTGTCTTGTTAAAACCTTGACAATAAAACCTAGTAGAAAAACTTGAAcgaagaaaaaaatatacaacAATAGATACTTCTCCTTGTATGTTTTCTTAACGATGAATACGCCTCATTAAAATTTTACTAGAAAAAATCCAATGAGACAAAAACCCAACGAAGGAAAAATAGTACGACATCTCTTACTTCTTGCTAACCGCCTCATTAAAACCATGTAATGAAAAATCGCTTggaaaaattcataaaaaagtTGTAACGAGTGCAGTCTGAATTACTCCGCCAGTTGCAAGTATCGCTTGAAATCTTTACGTCATTGCTCGATCTTTTGTGCtactttttcaaaatttaatatcaataatattctTATGAAAAGATCGGTGACATTATCTTGAATTGATGCTTATATATGATGCTTCAGAACCAAAGATCATTTGAGCATTATCAAACAAACATCAATGGATGTAACACATTCGTATAAAAGTATTTTAATTGTTGTGGATGAACAATTAACATATATTCTTTCGTGAAATATCGAATTCATAGCTCAAaagaaaatttcatatttttcaagtcttTCTTCTTAAGTTTGTGTTTTAATTACTTGGCAGTTTTAATAAAATCTTCAGGAATATCTATTAATGTGATTGAATCACATGTGTCTGGATTATTTTAATCCTCATAATGACTTTTGtcattttattgaaaatataatcTTGGAGGTAGAATCTAATTTCATTTTATACTTTAAATCATTCATGAATTTTTCTGTGTATATCATTGTTCGGTCAACATATTCATTACAAGTGAAAACATTTTCTCATAATCGACTTCGGGTTCTTTTGAGAAGTTTTGGGTTAAAGTCAGGTCATATTGTCATATATCAATATCCAATATCTACAAACTCCAGTTTTATACACTCATTATATTGACAAAAGATATATTTAGATCaaaataattacaaataatCATATTACTTTGATCTCATAGTTTTCATGAGACAAATAATTTGttcaaatttcattttcttACGTATGTTTGTTAATCTTTCCGAAATAACATTGTTTTGATTTATCGATCTATTTTATTGTATCATGTAAAATTATTTCTTCTGAAGTTTTATACTTTCAAGATAAAAAATCTTTTGAATTTATGGTCGACTACGCTTCTGACATATTTAGATTTACTTGCAGGTAAAATACGATATGATATCGGATTCCAATAATTTATTTCAGATGTTTCATACACCTAAATCTCTTCTAGGGTTGGTTTtactattatatatatcatgatcTCTTCAGGACAGTCAGCCTCAATAATTTGACATATAAGTTATTCCATATTTTCGTTTGAAGGTgttatttgtttttatattCAAAAACCAATTCGATTTATATTGTTTCAAACGATAAAACTAAATTGTTCAACTAGAATATTTATAATAACTAAATAATATATCTTAATAAATAACACATTAAGTCAaagaatgtatttgaaaattaaaatttgaatttcagGTTTACTTTATATCAAACAATGTATTTGTAAACTAAATTTTAAGGGTTCATTTTATATTTCATAAGAACCGATGGAAAACGACAAAATATTCTCATTCATTTACATTTAACTTTTATGTTCAACCCCTTAAATGTTAGAAAACATTgctttattaaaataataattgataTTGCAATATAAAAATAACATTATTATTGATTCAAGATACTTCAGCATaaattccaatatattttcagTCCTTGCTTGAGAGTCAATAtgacgtttttttttttttttttttttttgcataatcaatatttttttacaaaaacttTGGCTCAAGCCAATATCAACATTAACTAATTGACATAATGTCTATATCATTTTATGCGGGAAACATATCACATCCTCAAAATATGACACATTATTTTCAGAATCAATGATTTAATAGTTGATTTGAGGTATATGATTATTAATCACCATTTTTAGtgattgtatattcaagaaattattattcttagtaaatattttcgtaaacatcaGGTTACAAGTCGTATACCTACATTTATAATCACCTTTTCATTCCAGAAATATAGAGATTCGGTCCCAATTTGAATAACTTATCCTGATACCAAATCTAACAATTCAATATATAAGAATTCTTAAATCTTATAATCTTTTGGTTGATTAATTCAAAAATCTTCTTATTGATCTGTtcaatctcatatcatcaatctcgtCAGATAtttactcgaatcaaatcaagtaggagtaagtaatacaaataaatcaaacacatacgcacaattcatttgtgcctattcaagtgtacacaagactcaatcgagc from Primulina tabacum isolate GXHZ01 chromosome 3, ASM2559414v2, whole genome shotgun sequence encodes:
- the LOC142539266 gene encoding uncharacterized protein LOC142539266 isoform X1 produces the protein MGSRHIFFCYHKQFSKTGRSICVQNKNGYSSDSQTLTSASFIVENILWALKKGGSINNHLFFQLNPSIYAQIMYICCNNLQMGQKFIDLVAINHPNFKHSSGSISAAVHTLVKSKRMSDAQALVLRMVRRSGASRTEIVDSLVEACKHCGSNLYVFDLLIKTYVQARKLREAVEAFRLLRYRNICVSINACNCLLGGLGRIGWVDLAVEVYEEIVKKRRDMNVYTLNIMVNVLCKDGKMEKVNKFLMEMEERGILADIVTHNTLINAYFREGCTEKGLELMRSMEGKGLKPCLLTYNLIINGLCKNGQYERAKKVLNEMVQFGLYPDTTTYNGLLVECCKKNDTEEAEGIIEEMLHLGVVPDLISYSSIVGLFSRTGNLEKMIAYYNAMQSKGLIPDTVVYTILIGGFCRNGAIIEAMKARNEMVKQGCHMDVVTYNTILNGLCKEKMLGEADKLLNEMIERGVYPDFCTYTTLINGYCKTRQMDKAITLFGHMLQRNLKPDVVTYNTLIDGFCRIGEMKRAMELKDDMISKTINPNDITYGTLINGFCNDGFLSDAFGLWNEMVDNGLRPNLVICNSLIKGYSRYGDLTKAYDFLKKMELKGVFPNCITYNTLILGFMKDENVNTAFDLVNRMETEGLVPDVTTYNAILHGFCRLGRVQEAEKIYRKMIESGIDPDRSSYTSLINGYVSQDNLKEAFKFHDEMLRRGFVPDDKF
- the LOC142539266 gene encoding uncharacterized protein LOC142539266 isoform X2 — protein: MVRRSGASRTEIVDSLVEACKHCGSNLYVFDLLIKTYVQARKLREAVEAFRLLRYRNICVSINACNCLLGGLGRIGWVDLAVEVYEEIVKKRRDMNVYTLNIMVNVLCKDGKMEKVNKFLMEMEERGILADIVTHNTLINAYFREGCTEKGLELMRSMEGKGLKPCLLTYNLIINGLCKNGQYERAKKVLNEMVQFGLYPDTTTYNGLLVECCKKNDTEEAEGIIEEMLHLGVVPDLISYSSIVGLFSRTGNLEKMIAYYNAMQSKGLIPDTVVYTILIGGFCRNGAIIEAMKARNEMVKQGCHMDVVTYNTILNGLCKEKMLGEADKLLNEMIERGVYPDFCTYTTLINGYCKTRQMDKAITLFGHMLQRNLKPDVVTYNTLIDGFCRIGEMKRAMELKDDMISKTINPNDITYGTLINGFCNDGFLSDAFGLWNEMVDNGLRPNLVICNSLIKGYSRYGDLTKAYDFLKKMELKGVFPNCITYNTLILGFMKDENVNTAFDLVNRMETEGLVPDVTTYNAILHGFCRLGRVQEAEKIYRKMIESGIDPDRSSYTSLINGYVSQDNLKEAFKFHDEMLRRGFVPDDKF